In Hyphomicrobiaceae bacterium, one DNA window encodes the following:
- a CDS encoding ROK family protein, producing MTGWRIVCDAGGTNLRCARSHGPSQLSDAQVIASEERTGIADVLMSYASRFPDAENLQGAAIAAAGPIEDGCVRLTNRDMVIDRAHVSRALGGKPVALLNDLEAAALALPALKESEMDGLIARANPLNGPRLVINVGTGFGGALLVRTRAGWHAVACEPGHMTLALPASEAANLSDPVSVEDVISGLTLSDKVRRQRLWSFAGKFPSTQVGDLFAVCETDESADSFVLAFSRLLGQVCGDLVLACGAWGGVHLCGSVASAWSRAGGIRAFQGAFESKGPMTSRMQRVDVNLITAKTPVLTGLCQVPL from the coding sequence ATGACCGGCTGGCGGATCGTGTGCGACGCGGGCGGCACCAATCTGAGGTGCGCGCGTTCTCACGGACCGTCGCAGTTGAGCGATGCGCAGGTGATCGCCTCGGAGGAAAGAACAGGCATCGCCGATGTGTTGATGTCGTACGCATCTCGGTTTCCCGACGCGGAAAATCTACAAGGCGCAGCCATCGCGGCCGCCGGTCCCATAGAGGACGGCTGTGTGCGTCTGACCAATCGCGACATGGTCATTGACCGCGCGCATGTGAGCCGCGCGCTCGGTGGCAAACCAGTTGCACTGCTCAACGATCTCGAAGCGGCGGCCTTGGCGCTGCCCGCGCTCAAAGAGAGCGAGATGGATGGGCTCATAGCACGCGCAAATCCACTCAATGGGCCTCGCCTTGTCATCAATGTCGGTACCGGCTTCGGAGGGGCACTTCTGGTTCGAACGCGTGCGGGCTGGCATGCTGTTGCCTGTGAACCTGGACATATGACGTTAGCCCTGCCTGCTTCTGAGGCGGCGAATCTCAGCGATCCGGTTTCGGTCGAGGATGTGATTTCAGGCCTGACGCTCAGCGATAAAGTGCGTCGGCAGCGGCTATGGTCGTTCGCCGGAAAATTCCCTTCCACGCAGGTGGGCGATCTATTCGCGGTTTGCGAGACAGACGAGAGTGCAGATAGCTTCGTCCTCGCGTTCAGCAGGCTTCTTGGCCAAGTGTGCGGGGATCTCGTTTTGGCGTGCGGCGCGTGGGGCGGTGTGCACCTGTGCGGCAGCGTTGCTTCCGCCTGGTCGCGCGCTGGCGGCATCAGGGCCTTTCAAGGCGCCTTCGAGAGTAAGGGGCCGATGACGTCTCGCATGCAGCGAGTAGACGTAAATTTGATCACCGCGAAGACCCCGGTCCTGACAGGGCTTTGTCAGGTCCCATTGTGA
- a CDS encoding L,D-transpeptidase — MAEVRNRRWKLATIVAIAALVGLAALSADASAKSARSAEEAVAPRDAGEPIMAIVSIKSQQITFYDDNGWILKAPVSTGVKGRETPAGVFAILQKNADHRSNLYDDARMPHMQRLTWNGIALHGGPLPGYAASHGCVRMPYGFAEALFDRTRIGMRVIISPNDSEPVEFSHPALLVPNAEALAAAPERAERLGLEAAEAAKAADVSKKSAAKAARDAAKAKAALSKLERNKSAADAELARAEKALAVAKSDQAKMRAEERKLKAATKAADATAKLDAAKSDVQSKLEAAAQAQAAAKEAANRKPEIEKASTEAKLALEPVSIYISRATQKLYVRRNTRKPWPDGGDVYDATIEVPVTIRDADMPIGTHVFTAMAAEGAGLRWTAVSIDDGDDARHALDRIAIPKDVLDRIGPTALPRSSIIISDEPLSRETNYRTEFVAVLNNQPQGGFKTRRPTPPAPPVSRPWDGGGGFFSFFDQPRPPSDNRRRRTRQVQSDWFW; from the coding sequence ATGGCGGAAGTTAGGAATCGTCGTTGGAAGCTTGCCACGATTGTGGCGATTGCGGCCCTTGTGGGACTTGCCGCGCTGAGCGCCGACGCTAGTGCAAAGTCGGCCCGTTCCGCTGAGGAGGCGGTGGCGCCGCGCGACGCTGGCGAACCGATCATGGCGATCGTGTCCATCAAATCCCAACAGATCACGTTTTACGACGACAACGGTTGGATTTTGAAAGCGCCGGTATCAACTGGCGTCAAGGGCCGCGAAACGCCCGCCGGCGTCTTTGCCATCCTCCAGAAGAACGCCGACCACCGCTCGAACCTTTATGACGATGCCCGCATGCCGCATATGCAGCGCCTCACCTGGAACGGTATCGCGCTGCATGGCGGACCACTTCCGGGGTATGCCGCGTCCCACGGCTGCGTGCGAATGCCATACGGTTTCGCCGAGGCTCTGTTCGACAGGACGCGGATAGGAATGCGGGTAATTATTTCCCCCAACGACTCTGAACCCGTCGAGTTTTCCCACCCGGCACTTCTGGTGCCGAATGCTGAGGCCCTCGCTGCTGCGCCGGAGCGTGCCGAGAGGCTCGGGCTCGAGGCTGCCGAGGCAGCCAAGGCCGCCGACGTTTCAAAGAAATCTGCTGCGAAAGCGGCACGCGATGCGGCAAAGGCCAAGGCGGCGTTGAGCAAGTTGGAACGCAACAAGTCTGCGGCGGACGCCGAGCTCGCGCGCGCCGAAAAGGCCCTTGCCGTCGCAAAAAGCGACCAAGCCAAGATGCGTGCCGAGGAGCGCAAGCTCAAAGCCGCCACCAAGGCCGCCGACGCGACGGCGAAACTCGATGCAGCAAAATCCGATGTGCAGTCTAAGCTCGAAGCCGCGGCCCAAGCACAGGCCGCCGCCAAGGAGGCGGCGAACAGGAAGCCCGAAATCGAGAAAGCGTCAACAGAGGCAAAGCTCGCGCTTGAGCCGGTCTCGATCTACATCAGCCGTGCAACTCAAAAGCTTTATGTGCGGCGGAACACGCGCAAGCCGTGGCCGGACGGAGGCGATGTCTACGACGCGACGATTGAGGTCCCTGTCACGATCCGCGATGCCGATATGCCGATCGGCACCCATGTGTTCACGGCGATGGCGGCCGAAGGCGCGGGGCTTCGCTGGACTGCAGTCTCGATTGATGACGGCGATGACGCTAGGCACGCGCTCGACCGCATCGCCATCCCTAAAGACGTGCTGGACCGCATAGGACCGACCGCTCTGCCGCGATCCTCGATCATCATCTCGGACGAGCCTCTGAGCCGCGAGACGAACTATCGGACCGAGTTTGTTGCCGTGCTGAATAATCAGCCCCAGGGAGGCTTCAAGACACGTCGGCCGACGCCCCCCGCTCCTCCTGTCAGCAGGCCTTGGGATGGCGGCGGTGGCTTCTTCAGCTTCTTCGATCAGCCGCGCCCTCCGTCCGACAACCGCCGTCGTCGAACCAGACAGGTGCAGTCAGACTGGTTCTGGTAG
- a CDS encoding sulfurtransferase TusA family protein codes for MADRTLDTSGLTCPIPILKAKKALADMAQGMVLEILATDPAAPRDFVAFCKATGHTLIGTREQEGTFHFLIQRA; via the coding sequence GTGGCCGACCGCACTCTCGATACATCAGGGCTGACCTGCCCAATTCCGATATTGAAAGCCAAGAAAGCCCTGGCGGACATGGCCCAAGGAATGGTGCTTGAAATTCTGGCGACGGATCCGGCGGCCCCGAGGGATTTCGTGGCATTTTGCAAGGCCACGGGCCACACCCTGATCGGCACGCGCGAGCAAGAGGGCACCTTCCACTTTCTCATTCAAAGGGCCTGA
- a CDS encoding 2'-5' RNA ligase family protein translates to MKAIFKGAALAALVSLAHPAIAQDKLVAIDVLLEPDQKMLAAAEDWNKRLREQMPEGFALDETHRPHITLLQQYVAEKDLDASLATIKSLAASEDLSKLKLTANGLYHIPSGKIGLQGITIEPSSEIVALQAKVIQAMAPFRKSGGGQEAFVPDPTGTPFDPVLFKYVESFPESQAGKKFNPHVTTGTAPLEWVQAREKEPFEPFEFGVDKLTVYKLGNFGTAAKRIGD, encoded by the coding sequence ATGAAAGCCATTTTTAAAGGGGCCGCCCTTGCAGCGCTAGTGTCTCTGGCGCATCCAGCAATCGCTCAGGATAAGCTCGTCGCGATAGACGTTCTCCTTGAGCCCGACCAAAAAATGCTGGCTGCGGCGGAGGATTGGAACAAACGTCTGCGCGAACAGATGCCAGAAGGCTTCGCGCTTGATGAGACGCATCGGCCTCACATAACGCTGTTGCAACAATACGTCGCCGAAAAGGACCTCGATGCATCGCTGGCAACGATTAAGTCACTTGCAGCGTCAGAAGACCTCAGCAAGTTGAAGCTGACCGCAAACGGGCTTTACCACATACCGAGCGGGAAGATTGGACTTCAGGGGATCACAATCGAGCCGTCGAGCGAGATCGTAGCTCTACAGGCAAAGGTGATCCAAGCAATGGCTCCGTTCCGCAAGTCGGGAGGTGGCCAGGAAGCCTTTGTACCCGACCCCACTGGGACGCCATTCGACCCCGTCCTCTTTAAGTATGTCGAGTCATTTCCGGAGAGCCAGGCGGGCAAGAAGTTTAACCCGCACGTAACGACGGGAACCGCTCCCCTTGAGTGGGTCCAGGCACGAGAGAAAGAACCATTTGAGCCTTTCGAGTTCGGCGTCGACAAGCTCACCGTCTACAAGCTCGGTAATTTTGGGACGGCCGCCAAGCGGATCGGGGATTGA